Proteins found in one Microbispora sp. ZYX-F-249 genomic segment:
- a CDS encoding C1 family peptidase produces the protein MDHPRGRGGDVLTVANSWGSNFGDAGYFRLHLRAYTYMSGCDLNQLVV, from the coding sequence GTGGACCATCCCCGCGGGCGCGGGGGCGACGTCCTGACCGTGGCCAACTCGTGGGGGTCGAACTTCGGAGACGCCGGCTACTTCCGGCTGCACCTGCGCGCGTACACCTACATGTCCGGCTGCGACCTCAATCAGCTGGTCGTCTGA